In Pangasianodon hypophthalmus isolate fPanHyp1 chromosome 29, fPanHyp1.pri, whole genome shotgun sequence, one genomic interval encodes:
- the si:ch211-152p11.4 gene encoding regulator of G-protein signaling 18, which translates to MRRFSSEGSLLGLDIFPWKSVSQKNDRSDNVDGSSTCKTLPCQGNKVDHGAASLPATPAALQDPVSSSAKELSKELSFSVEDLTELDIPSGMLKVTNLNESFKAYSDSQLAPHAISNGESVEKDDVPSLCPSSTSTLNPVCFNSGSGTHQNRHHVRAKLSSAKLHLKSLFGQSPHSSNPSVTVPEPRDRESSAKQRRSRFTKQWSQVGHAKTRLSRAELEKWAESLDVILNSRVAVSVFGAFLRSEFSEENLQFYLACEQYRQSSNTFSLGRRAKEITATYIQPGAPREVNLDSKTRELTLQLLKAPSHNSLCHAQKRIRALLEYDCYPRFLQSNIYLTLLQDAH; encoded by the exons ATGCGTCGCTTCAGTTCAGAAGGATCCCTCCTGGGCCTGGACATCTTTCCCTGGAAGAGTGTGTCTCAGAAGAATGACCGCTCTGATAATGTGGATGGATCCAGCACCTGTAAGACCCTGCCATGCCAGGGGAACAAAGTGGATCACGGAGCGGCCTCTCTGCCTGCCACACCGGCCGCTTTGCAGGACCCCGTGAGCAGCTCAGCGAAGGAGCTCTCCAAGGAGCTCAGCTTTAGTGTAGAGGATCTTACAGAACTAGACATACCGTCTGGCATGCTGAAAGTCACCAATCTCAACGAAAGCTTCAAAGCGTACAGTGACAGTCAGCTGGCGCCGCATGCTATCAGCAACGGTGAGAGTGTAGAGAAGGACGACGTTCCGTCTCTGTGTCCATCGTCCACGTCCACGCTCAACCCCGTCTGCTTTAACTCAGGCTCAGGGACACACCAGAACCGGCACCATGTCCGGGCCAAGCTGTCGTCTGCTAAATTACATCTGAAGAGTCTGTTTGGGCAG AGCCCCCACTCTTCCAATCCCAGTGTCACAGTACCGGAGCCCAGAGACCGGGAAAGCAG TGCCAAACAGCGGCGATCCCGCTTCACAAAGCAGTGGAGTCAGGTGGGTCACGCGAAGACACGGCTCAGCAGGGCGGAGCTGGAGAAATGGGCTGAGTCGCTCGACGTCATTCTCAACAGCAGAG TGGCCGTATCCGTGTTTGGCGCATTCCTCCGCTCTGAGTTCAGTGAGGAGAACCTGCAGTTTTACTTGGCCTGCGAGCAGTACAGACAATCGTCCAACACCTTCAGCCTGGGCCGACGCGCCAAGGAGATCACTGCCACCTACATTCAGCCTGGTGCACCTCGTGAG GTAAATTTGGACAGTAAGACCCGAGAACTGACGCTGCAGCTGCTGAAAGCTCCCTCTCACAACTCCCTGTGCCATGCTCAGAAACGCATTCGTGCCCTACTGGAATATGACTGTTACCCTCGCTTCCTGCAGTCGAACATCTACCTCACACTCCTACAGGATGCTCACTAA